The window gatgcgcgggttggcggtctcagacgcggaggcagctgggattcgtcctccaccgcccggattgaggtgaatcactacgcgaccacgaggactttgaaaagcgcattgggaatggggcattccaaattgggagaaaaaggaaaaaatacaaaaatggttGGATAACAATAACCTCATGCTGTGACTTGCTATTGGTAAGATATTGTATTGATTTATTaagtcatttaaaatgtatattccattaatattaaaaatgatcTTCAGGTGGCGATGAGAGCGCTTGGATTTGAGGTGAAGAAAGTAGATGTGTTGAAGATCTTAAAAGACTATGACAGAGAAGGAACCGGGAAAATAACTTTTGAAGATTTCAAAGAAGTGGGTAAGAAGTTTTTGTTCATTAACACTTACGTGACCTAAAACTCGgcatgctgatagttgctttttggaactattggatATTGGCTATTGGCAAAACTCTATGCAGATATTTGCCAACtacttttttaaagtttttttattcctcatcaataaccCTCATCCCTCATATATAAAAAGCGTAGTTtggtaaatatttacatatgcagcattgtaacagagccaagtttctgtcatttcaaaatatgtGCCCAGTTTATtatgggcttgtttatagttaacaGTCCtgctttatgcaccaaatcttaatttttctggttatttttgggattttgcTTTCATAATCagctgcttttgggattttattcattttgaattCTTCTTTCCTTCCATGTCTGTGCCCTCCATAGCAAgcaaagactaagattttttttattttatttcattctataaataaataaaaaaagaaagaaaaaaaaactattggctgattaattggctatcagccttttccatcaccttagttatcggcatcggcaaaatccactatcggtcaacctctaattgaAATTAAGAAATTTAGAAACCAAAATAGTCAATTTTCTATTTCAGCTTATGTTATGCTACAAATGTTGCCTATTGTTGAGCCTATGCATTTTATGGTGGTatgaacacatttaaatgtttaattttaaggacatctttatttagttttgtacaataaacaattttgctgCAACGAGTAAGGTCgcaacttgatgtccaatgtcaaATCTggtcctgaaacaaaaccaaTTGAAGACTACTGTCGTTTTCTGTCTCAATTTTCAGATGGGTGAATATCttgcattaaagggacagttcacccaaaattaaaaaatcctctcatcatttactcaccctcatgtcatcccagatgtgtatggctttctttcttctgctgaacacatccaaaaatttttagaagaatatctcagctctgtaggtccatacaatgcaagtgaatggtgatcagacctgtttctcacccacacctattatatcacttctgaagatacggatttaaacactggtgtcatatggattacttttaagttgcctttatatgctttttggagctacaaaggtctgatcaccattcacttgcattgtatggacctacagagctgagatattttttctaaaaatcttcacttgtgttctgctgaagatagaaaatctgggatggcatgagggtgagcaaatgacaagagaattttcatttttgggcggaatatccctttaatagtgtCAGAAAGCCAGGAAATAGTTTACTGAAAATGTACTAAagtgtttttctcttttctctcaaGTGACGGACATGATATTAGACCGAGACCCAAAAGAGGAAATCCTAAAAGCGTTTAAACTGTTTGATGACGACGAAACGGGAAAGATCAGCCTGAGGAACCTGCGGCGAGTGGCCAGAGAACTGGGCGAAGACATGAGCGATGAAGACCTTCGTGCTATGATCGATGAATTTGACACCGACGGGGATGGCGAGAGTAAGTTGCTGGATTTTCATCTAGGGATAGAAAAAAAGTGCTATTTTTATTGCCTCTGATGAATGGAAGTAATTACTGTGCTTTTCCCAGTTGGTCCTAAGTGCTTTTCTCAATTAAGAAACAGCAAATTAATGTATTGCAGCCAACAAAAATGGGAGCAGTGGAAAATGAGTGCTGAGGCAAAAGCTGTTTGTAGCTCCTTTGGCGTTGTGGAAAGCTATGATATGTAATTTAATCAGCAAGATATTAATTGTCTGTGTGGTGAATAAGTAGGTTAAAAGCAAATTGAATTTAACTGATCACATTTGTTCTCGTACTTTCTTTTAGTAAATCAAGAGGAATTCGTCTCTATCATGACTGGTGACTCGTGAGCTGCTGTGTTTTTTTAGGGAATCGATCACTGAAGATTTGGCAGCACATTTAGGCTGTGAAGAGCCGATCGTTCAGTTTGAAGATTGATCTTATTCATGAACTGTAAACTCCATTTCAATGTATTGAATGGTAGGTCTGGTTGGTGCTAAAATTCTGGACAGAAGCTTGAACGGAACTGAATGTGATCAAACAAAATTTCGGGTCATGAATCGGTTGGTCTGATTTTTATTATCGGAAACCcgttatgtctttaattaatgaTTTGTGGTGTTGTTTATCTTGCATTTGAAATAACATTCCAAAGtactatttattgtaaataattagtaaaaaaaaagtatttgtctCTCTGGCTAAAGGGTATTTTATTTACTATTCTTAAATAAGTGTTGCAAGTGTGGTGGTTTAGTGGTATATGCTCCATTATTAGATATTTCTACAGGTTCTAAGATTGAAATGGTgttgtttttattaatgttgtcCAATAGAGGGAGACATTATTCATAGGACATCAGGGCTGCTGTTGTATCATCTGGGTTTTCAAAACAGCACTAGTTGGATATGTTATTCAAGCCAAAAGGAAAATAGGTTCCCATTCAAAAGATGCAAAACTTTTACCTCtctaaaattaaaaagtaaaaatggtAGTGTAATACTTAAAAGCCATACAAgcaaacaaaatgaaatatgaaatacaAAGCAAAATTAATCCACAATTCTTTAAACATTTACTCCCATCATGTTGTTCCcagcctgtatgactttgtttctttgctgaaacaaaaatggagatgttagccagaatgtcagtctcagtcactattcactttcattgtatgtgggtgtgatgaggaggagggtgtggccgggccgtgagggtgcacggctggtgctgaatcagctgatcaatgggagagcgagataaaagggggccggaggcgccagttcgggagagagagagacacacgcggccatgctgcgtgtgtgtttat of the Myxocyprinus asiaticus isolate MX2 ecotype Aquarium Trade chromosome 42, UBuf_Myxa_2, whole genome shotgun sequence genome contains:
- the LOC127432628 gene encoding centrin-3 isoform X3, with translation MKNPRTDLTADKSKRKKRRELTEEQKDEIKEAFELFDTDKDKEIDYHELKVAMRALGFEVKKVDVLKILKDYDREGTGKITFEDFKEVVTDMILDRDPKEEILKAFKLFDDDETGKISLRNLRRVARELGEDMSDEDLRAMIDEFDTDGDGEINQEEFVSIMTGDS
- the LOC127432628 gene encoding centrin-3 isoform X2, with translation MSLSLRTDLTADKSKRKKRRELTEEQKDEIKEAFELFDTDKDKEIDYHELKVAMRALGFEVKKVDVLKILKDYDREGTGKITFEDFKEVVTDMILDRDPKEEILKAFKLFDDDETGKISLRNLRRVARELGEDMSDEDLRAMIDEFDTDGDGEINQEEFVSIMTGDS
- the LOC127432628 gene encoding centrin-3 isoform X1 translates to MRQNFHFGTDLTADKSKRKKRRELTEEQKDEIKEAFELFDTDKDKEIDYHELKVAMRALGFEVKKVDVLKILKDYDREGTGKITFEDFKEVVTDMILDRDPKEEILKAFKLFDDDETGKISLRNLRRVARELGEDMSDEDLRAMIDEFDTDGDGEINQEEFVSIMTGDS